The segment TGTCTGCTTAGCAGAAGTGCATGCTGTGGTCCTGGTTAGAAGGATGTTGTTCCTGTGCAGCTCCATTTTATTAAAGTGGGCAGTTTTGGGATCCATGGAGAATATTCGCTACTTCAGGCAAGTTTCAAAAgtgctggaaaaataaagattgtGCTGTTAGATCTTTTCTTCCCACGTGTGAAAGTCTGTGTCAAGCCAAAGGAATCCATCATCCCTGTGGTTGAGTAGCAGGTCATACTGGGCTGGTTTTGCCTTCAGGTAACTCAAGTGCAGGACTGGCCTTGAGGAAGCCCCTGAGTAAAACTGGAACATGTGCCCCTGGCAGATAGGATGTTTTGATGGCCCTTCACCAGTGTTCTTTTACTGTCAGAAATACTAGTTAATTGACTTCTTTTAAACAACAGAAACATGAATTTGCTTCATGGCAGCCTCACCTCCTTTTCTGCTGTTAGTTATCCAATTTACCGGTTCGGTGGGATGGTTTGGCACGTGTTGTCAGATGTAAATTTACAGGAAACTGCAGTGTCAGAACAGTCCTGTGTTCtggctcctctccttccctgttcTGAAGCACTGTCTTTTTTCACAGGTGAGGGAGGTCGTGGTGTTGGGAAGCACATCTGTGTTAGTTCTGTCAGGTATGAAAATTTTACTTTAAGGCACTAAAGTTGTATGACGAGAGACTTGGCTTGTTTTGATAAACCAGCTCTTGCTTGTATAAAATGAAGCATTCAGTGAGGCAAAAGCCTTGTCACATTTTGAATGGGAAGTTCCTGTCATGTGTTTGCCATTGCTAACAGCAGTGCTTAGCTCAGGGTGCAGGTTCCAAAAGTGGCatacagcattttattttctgggagGAAAGGATGCAATGAAAGGCATAATCACTCCTAAGAGGTCTTTGCCTCCTTCCCACCACCAGCATAGTAAAAGTAGGTCAGAATCTATAAATTGAAAAATAGACATCTTGTCCTACACATTTTGTTCTCAAATAGCATCACCGCATCATGAGATGATGTTCATTCCAGAGTGACTGGATACTGTCACTTCCCCATAATTATAAGCCACTTATCACATGTGGAAGACAAACTAATTACTCTTTTTAGCAGGCTACATAATGTCTGGCATTGGAACAGTGGCAGGatgagaaataaatttacttAATGCTGTGGATAACCGGTGTTCACTATGAAATTATGACATGGATGACCCCAAgcttgctcctgctcctgcagacatTGGTGAAAGCAGGATTAAACTGCTGCCTTTTCTATGCTGCTGGAaaagatttggggaaaaaagcaaaccacaaaTGATGTAGAGGCTGCATCAATTCTCCTGTCTGtcaatatttcaattttcattatTACATAATTATTTTGATGCTATTCTTGCTAAACCCAAACAGGTTCTTTATCAGTGGCCCATCTTACTAATGACATTATTGCTTATTAATGTTATCAGGGAAGTCAGCTTGTGTCAAGGAATGAATTGTTACCTCACATGCAGAGTCTGGTTtggaatttcaaaatataattgTCTGAttaattagtaaaaaaataactttccattcatttttctctgggaagttgggttttttttctatttagcTATGTACATTTCTCTCAGCTAAGATGGATCTTTGGACTATCTCAAGCACAACCAAATTTGAGAGGTTTCCAAGAATGAGAAGaaccatttctttctctctgatACCATTTCCTTTGCCTGTCCAATGAATGCGGTAGAAGCCTCCATTGTGTGGAAATTTTAAAGTATAGTTTGACAAAACCAGCTCTGTTTAGAACAGAATTATTGTTTCAAGCAGTGCTCCTTGTTGCTAAAGTTGACAGTGGATGGTGTAATCTCTTCTTAGAGGCCACATAACCAGGATATGTAGCTCTGAGCTACACAGAAATAAGTAAAAGCTTGATGATGTCCTTCTCTGACAATTTATCTAATAAATTCTGTCCATTTTGTTCAGATTGGCAATGGTTCCTGGTGGAAAAAGTGGTGGGCTTCACTTGAAGCAGATTGCATACTACAGGCGAACAGGGGAATATCATCCCACAACATTATCAAGTGAAAGAAGTGGAATCAGGAGAGCTGCCAAAAAACTTGTTTTCAACGGTAAAACTTTTCTCTCAAATTATGCTAAAATTGGACATTAAGGTGAAGATTtgctaatattaaaaaaatgagatcTTGCTCTGcagcattctgtgattttaataaGCATTCTCTATGAGACAAATGCTCTGCAAATCCCTGGTTAATATGTAACAGGATGTTTGTAGAAATGGAAGCTCAATCTGCTTTAGTTCATTCCACGACAGGTTTATTTATCTATATAAAAGCCAAACCtcattttttatcctttttataCTGTAGAAATCTGTAGTCATTGCAGTCCATAACTGAAAGGATTACAGAAGAAGAAGCAGCTAGAGACAAGGAATGCTCCATCCAGTGTGGGGGATGACTGGCAGAAGTACAAGGACAATTTTGCCTTCAGTCACCCGAGAGCCTGCAGGCCCTTCCCGACTTTATTTCAGCCCTGGGAGATATTTGAGCCTCTATGAGCCATTGTAGTCTGCTGTACTGTCACAATCCCATCAAAACTGCCAGTGTTGTGTAGAGAGAAGGCAGGGAGGAGTTAAATCTTTGACTATCGATGTCAGGTTGCTGGCAGGCACTCAACAGCTTCACAAACAACAGTTTCAACACTCCTACCTCCCctttccagccccagtgctAGTTTATGTTTCAGTCAGATTTCCTATGGGAATGCTGTTTGCATTCTGACTTGCACTTGTAACTCCTTGTGTCCAGATAATAAACATGCCTGAGCTAATGGCTCTTTGGAGGACATAATTGGAATGTTTGTAAACAAAAAGCTATGTTTACAAAAGTGAACTTACTGTAATAAATTCTTTTCCGAGTCATGCTCAGTAGTTTAGTAAACCAAACAGAAGACAAAGCACTTGCTTATAATTTGCTGGTACTTCTTTCAGAAAACAAGTTGTTCTGTGttggaaaagacagaaaacaaatgcGCCTGGTAATTGTTTAagatgaagagaagaaaaaagtcctCGAGAAATGCCACAAAAATGCTGCTGGCACTCATCACGGTATAGCAAGGACACTGACTTTAGTGGAGTCCAGTTACTACTGGACCTCTGTAACAAATGATGTCAAGCAGTGGGCATGGCTTCATAGCTACAGGATACTTTATGTAGTCTGTTACAAATGTTTGGTAATCCTGTGAACTTTGGTACAGCAAGTGCCCAGCCTGTTTCACAAGAAGGAAATGTAAGCTTGCAATCACACTCAGCTGGTCAtcttggtgtttcttttttgctcttttaCTACATTTTactcttctgctgctggcttGTGCACCACTATGGTGTGGTGGGGAGCCATAATCTCTTTTGGTAGGCAGGGCACATCCAGTCCCTGAGAGAGATTTCTTGTGCAAGGACTCTCACGTATTTTTGTTAGGATGCAATGGGCTATCACAAGAATGTGTGACCAGAGTAGCTGCTAGCAGATAAGAATATGAAAATGGTGTCTCTGCTTTACAGTAAGTTGTGTTCAGGACATAGTTAAACACATCAAAGCTTGGGAAAGTTTCTTCTCCTCCACCCAAAGATACAGGCGCAGGAACCCCTAGCAGAATTTGACTGTTCAGGAAACTATGTAAATAGTTTAAGGCCAAATTACTGTTGCTATCGGCTTGCTGCCCCATGTGAATACTTTGAGTTCATGTGTAACTGTTACATGACATGAAAATGAGTCTTTCCTTTCAGTTTAGATTGGATGAAGGTTCTCTATCCCATAGATTAAATTGTTGTGCATGGGAGATAATGTATACTTCCAGTGTTTTTCAGTCACAGCATACATAGATGAGCCAAAAGGGGAGTGATTGGGACTTCCTTTCATTCCCAGTTGCTTCCTACTTCCTTTATTATTTACAGATAgtaatggattttaaaatttgtacTGTGGACTTGAAAGAGCACAGTGCTTTCAGAATGGAGAGAATTCAGCTATGAGTTCTTTTACATGTCCCTTTCCTGGATTTCAGtattgtttgggtttattttggttttatgctatttctgaaaaatctaaGGGTAAAAAATTGTAAGAAAAGCGataaatttgttttgcattgcCTAGTCTGACCTGATTTACAGAGAGATAGTGGAGATCTGTGATTCTGATGTTGTCATCACCTCACCATCACTTTTCATTGCTAACACCTTCCCTGATGTCTTCTCTAGGTGCATGCTTGCCAGCATTGCCAGGTGGCAAAGAACATAGCCACCAGAGTGCCCAAAATACACCCTATCAAAGCACAGGACCCATGGACAGCAGTCACTCTAGAACTAATGGGACCTTTCAGTGTTACCAACAGACGTCACAAACACATCATAATTATGACAGATTTGTTTACAAGATGGACTGTTACCTTACCACTGCATGACACTTCAGCAGCTGAAATTGCTAAGGCAATcataaatgtgtttttcttatATGGGCCCCCTCAAAAGATGCCTGTTGATCAGGGGAAGGAGGTTGTTTATCAGGTAATTATTTACATGGCTAGTTAATcggttttttgttgttgtttttttcccctcaagaaaaatacattttcccttaTATTAGATttgaattttagaatttttttcagaaagactttagtattttttctctttatttgaaAAAGTAAAGATGTCTGcacaatataaaaaatgtcAAACCAATTATTTGCAGTTGTAATGCTATGCAATGTTTACTAGgactttttattctttgtaaAAAGAGCACAGTGTAATTATCTCCTGGCCGTCATAATGCAGGTTTTGTCACTTACTTGAATTGGCATAAATTTGTACACTGCATTCTGATGTATGTCTTTCATCCATTTTGCCCAGGATAGCAATAGCTAAGGGTATTTTTGAAGTTGGCTTATAGTGATTATGAAGGATTTACCACACTTTGTTCCTCTAAGAGATGAAGTCATCAGATTGTGACATGGAGGTAATGACAGATCAAGTTAAGTGACAAAAATGTGGTTAGGAACCATCAGTCACTGGCTCCTAAGCCGTACTTAATGCTTTAGCTCTCATTCACAGTCCTGGTGTGTTCTGTGCCAATATGTATGCAGGATTTTTCCCAGTCACCATCATGTCAACCAAAGAGGTAGAaatctgagggtttttttgcttgaaatGGGATACAAAACAGGAGAAATGTTCACTAATTGTGTTCTTCTTGTTTTGAAGATAAATGAAGAACTGTTTGCACTGTTTGGAATGAAGCAAATTGCATTGTCTTATCCTCAGACACATGAcgtaaatgaaaaaaattccagtacAATCAAAACTTTCCTTAACAAGAAGGAAACATAGACCATCCAAATGATTGGGATGAACACTTATCTGCTATAGCCTATGCTTTCAATTTGACACATTTGGTATGTGAAGATTCTTCTTCTTTTGACTGAAGTCCTCCAAAATGTCGGCAAAGCTGTATGCtaaatttccttgcttttggTCCCCATATAAATAGGAGCCAAATCAAAACACTCCATATTTCCAAATGTTCAGCCATAATCCACGTGTTGTTGAGCCCATGAATATATTGTGTGGAAGGAGAATACAGTAGTTTTGCCAAAATATTTGAAGCAACTAAAAAATTCAGTCAAGCGCTGGAAGAAGACAAAACCTCAGGTTGCCAGGTAAATGttatatatttgaattttactAGTAAGAAGATTGAAGATAAAGGTGAAAAGTTCTGAGGTATAAAGTATAAgtaaccttttaaaataatgtggGGGGTTGGGTGTtggtttttagtttgttttccttcccctgtgaTCCCTTAATTTCAGTGTAACATGTATGTATTTGGAGGGAGTAACCTTAAAAGAGACCTATTGTCAGAAGTTTATTGTGTCTGACTTGGAGGGTGGAATGGAGAAGTAGAAAACTATTGCCTATGGAGTAGTGATTTATGAAGATAAAAGCAATTTCTTCATCACTCGTCAGTCCCACATAATTACAAACTACACACATCCAAAACCACTCAATGTCATGTTTAAGCGCTGTTAACCAGTGCTACAAAATTCCATGAttacttttggaaaaaaaaataactcacTTTTATCTTTCTGTGGGCAGATAAAAAAActccagatggaaaaaaaaaaatcagaaccaaaattacagtaaaaaagGAAGTCAAAACAATTAAATACTCTTTAACTTAAAGTTGATCATGAAGTCCTCAGGCAAAGAAAAAACTGGTGGAAAGATGGGCGTTTCCAGTCGGAATGGATTGGTCCTTGTATAATGGATTACATCACAGAAAATTGGCTGTGCAATATTAAGAGATTCTACAGGATCCAGGCTGAAAAGACCCATCAAGATGTCTCACCTCAAGCCATATGTAAGAGGGTCCAgtgaaaaaggtttttaataataatagtttTTAAGTTTGTATTTTCATATATGTAAaaagagttgggttttttgttttggtttttttaacttcacTCTTGTGGTGTTAGGTTATTAGAATGAAAAGGTATCATTCAGTAACCAGTGAGAGTTATATTAGACACACAGTAGTGTAAAGCTAAGTAAGCTAGTGAGTGTGTGTGACGTCAAACTATGCAGAGCATGGAACAGAGCTCATGAATAATGTTcaaagtctttttaaaaatagcctCTGTTAAAGTTGCTTCCAATCATTGGCTTGTATCTATTTGTGCTGGCTGACAAAAGTATAAGAATATGCTAGAAGTATAGGCAGGCTGACCTGTATTCAAGGAGCATTTTCTTACTCTATTTTGGTGTAGGCAGGAGTCACGTTAATTTTGCTTATGCAAtggaaagtcttttttttttttttttacaacattGGAGTGTCTTCTAAAGCCTTAAAATAGAAAGACTACATCAGGGAACTGATTTTGgaatagtttattttaaattgtccTATTAAAGAAGTCAGCATTTCTCTTACAAGAGTAAATAGAATTGTCATGCTCTGTGGTAGGATGGCTAGAAATTTCCAGAGATTTGGATAATCAACTTCTGCTCTTGGTCTTAAATTTTCAGCATACCACTTTGCAAATCAAACAGTGGCAGCTGTTTCTTCTCTGCTCATGCTGTCTTTGAGTCACCAGAGgcatttccaaaaaaattaagTACTTGGTATACAGAAGTCTGTCACAGACTTCTGTCACAGAACAAGCTGCTTTGTACTTCAGAATTCTTGAAGAGCAAAATAATTCCCACACTGTTGGCACATGTGGTCAAACTTTCATTGTTGTAAATAGATAAACTACATTTAGATGTTAATTTCTTCCATCACCTCTTAAAGGTGAGAGATTCACAATGCTGAAACTAATTCTGGAATTCCATGTAAcgagctgaaatatttttgtcagtCATCAGTTGTAGATTTTGTAGCTAAGATACAGATTTCATCTCATGTCATGAGGCCTCTACTTTTTTTTGGATGATCACTCTGTGCCTTCTGGTTCCTCCTTAAATTTTGCTGATGCATGAGGAGGAAGTCACATGCATATCAATCATATAGGTAATGAACAGCTATCACAATAACTTTTGGTAAATTGTGTCACTGTATGAAAAGCTGAAAGTAGTGGTCTTTGTAGCATTAGAGCCTAATATGTTTACAGCTGAGTACTGCAGAAGCAGTGTGTAAACGtagaattctttttttcaggaagtGACTGTCTTGGTCTTGGCTGGgatagattttggggttttttgctttggttttttttttttttttttacttgcctACTTTATTTACTTCTTAAACTTTTTATGGTTTAAGGAAGCCTGTTGTGTGTTGAACTAAGATTTTCCAGTGAGAGCATGAAGAAACCACATTTATCCATGTGCATGCACAAAATGAAAGAATCTACATGTCCATTTATTCAAGTTAGTAGTTGTATTAAAGCATTAGTTCAGTAGGTGACTAAGATAGACATAAAGCTAATCATTGACTTAGCTAAGAAAAGCTCTAAATGTGGATCATCCCAGGGATTATTTTGTGGATGTAACGAGATGCCAAACATTTGATCCTCAGTGAAACTGGGAAATTCACATAATCAGTTTACTGTCACTCAAACATTCTTGTCCTCGTTTGGAAATTGCCTTGAAAAGTAAGTTAGCACCTCACTAGCATTTCAGGTATGGCTTCAGAGATCTGAACTAATGGCTACTTTCCTTTTACAGGCAACCATGACATTCTACAAGGTGCAGTAGTTTTTGACCATGACTGTATTGGCTTATCTGGAAGAACTAATAATTCAAGCCAAGCAGACTCTTCtgctgagaaagaaataaatgcctACAAAAGAGATGTCGTGTCTGCTGTACAGAttccacctgcagcctgcaaAGACCAAGAATCAGCAGATGGTAAACTTGAGTCTGAGCTGAGAGAAGACCATTGCATTGAACCAAACATTACAAAGCCAGAGCAATGGCCATCACCTTGTTGGACACTTCAGACAAAGACAGAGGATATTAAGCATAGTCTTCTATCACATTTCATTGCCAAGCAGTTTGGAACCACTGtggcaaactgaaaaaaaaaaattaatagctCCAACCTCCTTAGCCCAATCCACTTTACTCCTTTATGAATGTAAGAGTGCTTTAGGTATCTAATTTGTCTGGGTGTTAAGAAAAAGCCCTAGTAAAAGCACATATTCTGATCATGCATTTTCAATTCCAGATTTTGTTGGTAGAATGGCAATGTGGCCATGCCTTACTGTTATCCTCTGAGGACACAATGCATCATTTCATTGTAACGACCTTTTCCATTTAATCCTTGGATGCCTTATTCCTAATGTGCACTGTGAGATGAATTAAACCTAAGCAAGTTGGTGTAAATTTTTCCTCCACTACAGAGAAGCTCATGTCTTCCTTTTCCTGTTATATAACAGTTTTCTATTCATTTTTGAGAACCTGCAGCATCTGACTTGTACAACTTTTAATTTCTAATCTAATCCATTTAAGATctcacaaaacaacaaaactgcCAAAATCAAATATATGCAGTGTTCTATGCATGAAACAATGAGGGCTTCAGCTGTTCCCTGCTCATCAAAAGTCTACCAGTGTAGGCAGTTTTAATATTTCAGGCATGTGAAAAACCCTTAAGAgcatttaatattaaaatgtggTTTTTCCGCAAACATCTGGTTTCTCCATTACAGTTACCTCTTCACTGAGCCTGTGCATGCTGGGAGATTTTCCATGGACAGGGGGCTATGAAACATGAAGCAGTGGTATTAACTTATTCTCTGATTTCCTTGAGTAAGTTGTTGGTGGTCTGGAATTCCTGCCGAGAAGACTTTCTCAAagtcagcagcacaggaatttTTTCACATGGAAAACTGATGAGTGGAAGtcaatttttgttgttgttttggttttgttggtttttggggggggtttgtttgttttggtttggttttttttatttttttggtagGGAATTGACATGAAGAAAACT is part of the Camarhynchus parvulus chromosome Z, STF_HiC, whole genome shotgun sequence genome and harbors:
- the GIN1 gene encoding LOW QUALITY PROTEIN: gypsy retrotransposon integrase-like protein 1 (The sequence of the model RefSeq protein was modified relative to this genomic sequence to represent the inferred CDS: deleted 4 bases in 3 codons; substituted 3 bases at 3 genomic stop codons), translated to MVPGGKSGGLHLKQIAYYRRTGEYHPTTLSSERSGIRRAAKKLVFNENKLFCVGKDRKQMRLVIVXDEEKKKVLEKCHKNAAGTHHGIARTLTLVESSYYWTSVTNDVKQWVHACQHCQVAKNIATRVPKIHPIKAQDPWTAVTLELMGPFSVTNRRHKHIIIMTDLFTRWTVTLPLHDTSAAEIAKAIINVFFLYGPPQKMPVDQGKEVVYQINEELFALFGMKQIALSYPQTHDVNEKNSSTIKTFLNKKETDHPNDWDEHLSAIAYAFNLTHLEPNQNTPYFQMFSHNPRVVEPMNILVEGEYSSFAKIFEATKKFSQALEEDKTSGCQIKKLQMEKKKSEPKLQXKRKSKQLNTLXLKVDHEVLRQRKNWWKDGRFQSEWIGPCIMDYITENGCAILRDSTGSRLKRPIKMSHLKPYVRGSSEKGNHDILQGAVVFDHDCIGLSGRTNNSSQADSSAEKEINAYKRDVVSAVQIPPAACKDQESADGKLESELREDHCIEPNITKPEQWPSPCWTLQTKTEDIKHSLLSHFIAKQFGTTVAN